A segment of the Sander lucioperca isolate FBNREF2018 chromosome 7, SLUC_FBN_1.2, whole genome shotgun sequence genome:
CACAATTTTGGATCAAGTTGACTCATCTACAAATTGTAAATtcttcacacatacagtactaaTTTGTGCCAGTACCTGTCTAACAATGGTTTCGTAGCACTGGATCCTGCTGCGATCTCGTGCTGCGCACTGGAGCTCAGCCCGGTGTTACTCATCACAGCAACTgcaagacaaaaacattgatgaGCTGAATCATGTGCGTCATTCACTAAAGGGCCTTCACAAAGACTTATCGAGAATGGAAAGAACATATGAGATTAGCAGGTAGTGCAGCATTGCTGGTTATaacaaaacagaacaacaaataaaaaggcAGATGACAAACAATAAATGAAGGGGATCTGTCTAATGACAATTAATGCATGCAACTATTAAACTCAGTGCCGTtattagaccctttttaggggcgCTCAAGCCCCCcataaatttcatctcagccccccttaaaaattataataataaaaaaacaaattattatataatcaattttagtgcttcaagttagtTTGCAAACTTATCGGTTAGTAACAGAgggcaaacaattacaggttcaaagaaacaggtttaatatcctgctatgctatgcacctgtaacccagtcgaggaatgttttattttctatttatttattgtttacacctcattatcattatatttgattctggtagtccataaagggactttcgtaatttttttcttcttcagatgttcaatattttgcatttatctTACACTGttgtaataataaatacatatattcattgttatccAGTGAAATGACTGCTTTAGCAGGTCTGTATccgcaaggcactgtatccgtgtcacattctcattaggggctgagcccccttAAAGGTCGGATCCTAGAATCGGCCTTGATTAAACTGGTCCTTTCGGGCTCACCTTTGTTGTCTGAAAGTTCTCCTATGACCCAGGCTGGTCTGTGAGTGTTCAAGTTAATATCCAGGATGTGACTGAGTCGCGCAGAGTCCAGGTTACACCCTGCTCCGATCACCCGCGTTGGAGGCAGGCAACTCTGCCTCCAGGCAACATGGCTCATGATGTCCACTGGCATTTGGgcgaaaaaaaattaaaaaaaagacagagttgatgatataaaaaaaaaaaacaacaacaattgaATGAAGCCCCTTCTTTAGAGGGGAGTGTATTTTTCTCCAACACCAACCTGGTTGTGAAGCGATGAGCATTACTGCGTTGGGGCTGAGACGTGCCAGATTTGGGATGATTCCTCTGTACAAGTCCACATTAGTCTGAACCACGGTCAGGTACGACTGCTCACTGCTCCATGCGTTCGCGGTCACCACGACAACCGTGGAGCCTGCAGAGGCTGACAAATCTAACAAAGGAGAATTATCAGTAGTTAACTCCTACACACGTCTAACAGCAAACCTTGtacttcaacgtttttttttaagccaaggaccccttaactaaaagagagacagagcagggacccccgacaacatatacagtattgtaCAAACTTAAGTTGtgtattaaactgggcctacaataatgtgtagggcggcctaaagcctttatccGTACCTTTTTAGTgaatagaatactaagctattaaaacaataattgttggcatgattttgtaaatcatgtttttaatgGTGAACATACATGTGGCATCTGTGGATGGCtcccttagtgactaccttacctacagGCCAGTAAGCATATCAAAAATGGTTGTTTTTTACACTGATAACCTGATCTatatgctaataatatgtttgGATTCACGTTAAgacgttttcattttttgaaaaaaatcatcaatAATTCACAATAATTTgggtttatctgtgttttttgccccAGTGGCAGCGcggcctggaaggcactagaatgaggcactggttatggttatggttagggttagggttaggtgccttgaaggcagcggtcgcagcgctgcctggaaggagacgttgggggcaaaaaacaccatcgagcatcatttagtggcccccctgcagtaactctgaggaccccctaggggtcccggaccccctgttgaagatccctgttgTAGAGAAACAGCCAAAGCTCAGAGAATTGTTTCAAGCCACAGACACTGTGTTAAGTCTCCATTAATAGCCAATGGATGCATTGTTTTCTGTTATCGCCTCTGACAGGTCAAAGTTCAATGTCCGCTACAGAACTGCAGCTGGTTGGAATTCAGTGACTGCCTGCTGTCATAGAGGCGAGTCATCAAGGAGAGTCTCTAAGCACAATGCCAGCGTGCTCCCTTTTTCGAAACAATCTGACATCAGCGATGACTCAGCCAAGAGGCACGTTTAACATTACTGTGTGACGCGCAGAAAGTTGACATACCTCTGGATACCTCAACCTTGGGCAGACTGAAAATCTCTAGATCTGTACTGCCGCCCTTGGTGGAACTCTCAGCGACGTCAATGAACACGAGTTTGTCCACTTTACACTGTATGAAAATGAGAACAGAAATGTGCACTGTCAGCGCCAGAATATgagactttgacatttttaattCAAGTGGACATATTGTGTAAAAGCTCAACCTTCGATAGAATGCTCATCACGGATGCCATTCCTAAATCTCCTCCCCCGATAACTGAGACTTTGTTAATGGATTGATCATGAAGTCTGCTTCCACCTGAAATAGACACGAGTTACGCTAACGATAACACACAATCATCTGATTATTGAAAGGTGAAGCTGCATATCGAAAATTAAGCACCATCATTGATCTGTAGATTAGAAACAAAAGCCAGGAGCTCATGGGGGTCTTTAttgtctgctgtgttctttGCGGACAGTGGAGGATCCTCCTCAAACTTGGCAATCATCTCAGTCAGAAGACCAACCACGGATGACTTGGGCTGTTAcagagcaacaacaacaacaaaaaacacagcagcaagaCTGATGAGAACACCTCGAGAGCCTCTTCAATGCAATTTTTAAAAGTTCATGCAGAAAGTATAACATCTTACATAATCCCAGTTGTGCAACCCCGGCAGGTGGATCCGTCCTCCTCCGTCAACATGCTTGCCCTCTCTGATGACCATGTCCGGGGTTGGTCTCAGGAGGCATATAGGAGGAGTGAAGGGGAATGAGTCCATCAGCCACAGCTGGATGGGGAAGTTGTAGGAGCGGCCTTAAGATAGAGAAGGCTGGCATTAGTTCCCACTGACATGATAAGTCCATTTCTCCCAGACTGAGT
Coding sequences within it:
- the uevld gene encoding ubiquitin-conjugating enzyme E2 variant 3 isoform X1 codes for the protein MDLRSEKIQRILSKYKFHDVAVEELQKIHRGYPGIQPFTGTYTFSDGTQKDLLKLIGNIPVKYEGRSYNFPIQLWLMDSFPFTPPICLLRPTPDMVIREGKHVDGGGRIHLPGLHNWDYPKSSVVGLLTEMIAKFEEDPPLSAKNTADNKDPHELLAFVSNLQINDGGSRLHDQSINKVSVIGGGDLGMASVMSILSKCKVDKLVFIDVAESSTKGGSTDLEIFSLPKVEVSRDLSASAGSTVVVVTANAWSSEQSYLTVVQTNVDLYRGIIPNLARLSPNAVMLIASQPVDIMSHVAWRQSCLPPTRVIGAGCNLDSARLSHILDINLNTHRPAWVIGELSDNKVAVMSNTGLSSSAQHEIAAGSSATKPLLDRAFEMMKNRGQRSWSVGLSIADITNSILTDKMKTHSVSTLAQGWGGIGAEVFLSLPCIIGSNGSTRLAGVSLGQEEDSKLRESVSSLSNLVSQLTI
- the uevld gene encoding ubiquitin-conjugating enzyme E2 variant 3 isoform X2, whose protein sequence is MDLRSEKIQRILSKYKFHDVAVEELQKIHRGYPGIQPFTGTYTFSDGTQKDLLKLIGNIPVKYEGRSYNFPIQLWLMDSFPFTPPICLLRPTPDMVIREGKHVDGGGRIHLPGLHNWDYPKSSVVGLLTEMIAKFEEDPPLSAKNTADNKDPHELLAFVSNLQINDGGSRLHDQSINKVSVIGGGDLGMASVMSILSKCKVDKLVFIDVAESSTKGGSTDLEIFSLPKVEVSRDLSASAGSTVVVVTANAWSSEQSYLTVVQTNVDLYRGIIPNLARLSPNAVMLIASQPVDIMSHVAWRQSCLPPTRVIGAGCNLDSARLSHILDINLNTHRPAWVIGELSDNKVAVMSNTGLSSSAQHEIAAGSSATKPLLDRAGVA